A genomic window from Synergistaceae bacterium includes:
- a CDS encoding OadG family protein: MENSVSSYFVGVQGGLVMSMIAFSIVFIVICGLMFVMMGMKHVCRVLDSMQTAAKASPAVGTPSPAPAAKMVAAPAEDDSELLAVISAAIAAMYGSAARVVAFSPVKAPAATSWKLVGRIQNAEGFQD, translated from the coding sequence ATGGAAAATTCAGTATCATCCTACTTCGTGGGTGTGCAAGGCGGACTTGTAATGTCAATGATTGCCTTCAGCATAGTCTTCATAGTCATTTGCGGACTTATGTTCGTTATGATGGGGATGAAGCATGTCTGCAGGGTGCTGGATAGTATGCAGACAGCCGCTAAGGCTTCTCCGGCAGTCGGCACACCGTCGCCTGCACCGGCAGCAAAGATGGTTGCGGCTCCGGCGGAAGATGATTCTGAGCTTCTGGCAGTTATTTCTGCCGCAATAGCTGCAATGTACGGCAGCGCAGCGCGTGTTGTGGCGTTCAGCCCCGTAAAGGCTCCGGCAGCAACGAGTTGGAAGCTTGTTGGCAGAATTCAGAATGCGGAAGGATTTCAGGATTAG
- a CDS encoding acetyl-CoA carboxylase biotin carboxyl carrier protein subunit (composes the biotin carboxyl carrier protein subunit of the acetyl-CoA carboxylase complex, the enzyme that catalyzes the carboxylation of acetyl-CoA to malonyl-CoA, which in turn controls the rate of fatty acid metabolism), with product MARKYRVTVNGKAYDVDVEEMGAGTSVVAPVPAAAPMAAAAPVAVPTPVAASVPAAPTPAPVAGGSVIEAPMPGKVLKILVSPGATVAAGQLVLILEAMKMENEIFAATAGTVTQIGCKEGDNVNTGDTLLVIG from the coding sequence ATGGCACGAAAATATAGAGTGACAGTAAATGGCAAAGCGTATGATGTAGACGTTGAAGAGATGGGGGCTGGCACATCAGTTGTGGCACCGGTGCCTGCAGCAGCACCGATGGCAGCAGCAGCACCGGTGGCGGTACCAACACCGGTGGCGGCATCGGTACCGGCGGCACCAACTCCCGCACCGGTGGCAGGAGGATCTGTAATTGAAGCTCCTATGCCTGGAAAAGTACTTAAGATACTTGTCTCGCCGGGTGCAACTGTGGCGGCCGGACAGCTTGTACTTATACTCGAAGCTATGAAGATGGAGAATGAAATCTTTGCAGCGACTGCGGGCACTGTGACACAAATAGGGTGCAAAGAGGGAGATAATGTCAATACAGGCGATACTCTCCTGGTTATCGGATAG
- a CDS encoding sodium ion-translocating decarboxylase subunit beta: MELYLTALKGVIQQSGFVALNLPTLVMLLVSFILLYLAIAKGFEPLLLLPISFGCLLVNLPLSGIVDPGGFLYFVKFGIDHELYPVIIFMGIGALTDFGPLLANPITFLLGASAQLGVFIAVIGAMFMGFTIQEAAGIGIIGGADGPTAIYLCSKLAKQILPAVAVAAYSYMSLVPLIQPPVIKLLTTKKDRSIRMEQLRPVTKTERVLFPIVSTIACGLVLPASVPLIGMLMFGNLLRECGCTERLSLAAQNEVLNATTIFLGISVGATMSAESFLTVATIKIIALGLIAFIFSTAGGVLLGQIMKIASGGKINPVIGAAGVSAVPMAARVCQKVVSKEFPGSYILMHAMGPNVAGVIGTAVAAGAMLTLLAK, from the coding sequence ATGGAACTTTATTTGACTGCGCTTAAAGGCGTTATCCAGCAGTCTGGATTTGTAGCATTGAACTTGCCAACGCTGGTAATGCTCCTTGTCTCGTTCATACTGCTCTACCTAGCCATTGCAAAGGGTTTTGAGCCGCTGTTGCTTTTGCCGATATCATTTGGATGTCTCCTTGTCAACCTTCCGCTTTCTGGGATCGTTGACCCGGGCGGCTTTCTCTATTTTGTCAAATTCGGCATTGACCATGAGCTCTATCCTGTAATTATATTCATGGGAATTGGCGCTTTGACAGACTTCGGTCCGCTGCTGGCCAACCCTATCACATTCCTTCTTGGAGCATCGGCTCAGCTGGGAGTGTTTATTGCGGTCATCGGCGCAATGTTTATGGGTTTCACGATTCAGGAAGCGGCAGGTATCGGAATTATAGGTGGAGCAGATGGACCTACAGCCATCTATCTGTGCTCGAAGCTTGCTAAACAGATCCTTCCTGCTGTTGCTGTTGCGGCCTACAGCTATATGTCGCTTGTGCCTCTGATCCAGCCGCCTGTAATAAAACTGCTCACTACGAAGAAGGACCGCTCGATAAGAATGGAACAGCTTCGTCCTGTCACAAAAACAGAACGTGTTCTCTTTCCTATTGTATCAACGATCGCCTGCGGACTTGTGCTTCCTGCATCTGTACCGCTTATTGGTATGCTGATGTTTGGCAACCTGCTCCGTGAATGCGGCTGCACAGAGCGACTTTCGCTGGCAGCGCAGAACGAGGTACTGAACGCAACCACGATATTCCTTGGGATATCTGTCGGTGCGACGATGAGCGCTGAATCGTTCCTTACAGTGGCTACAATCAAGATCATCGCACTGGGGCTTATCGCGTTCATATTCAGTACCGCCGGAGGGGTTCTGTTAGGCCAGATCATGAAGATCGCATCAGGAGGAAAGATAAACCCTGTCATTGGTGCCGCCGGAGTATCGGCAGTCCCAATGGCGGCCCGAGTCTGTCAGAAGGTTGTCTCGAAGGAATTCCCGGGAAGCTACATCCTTATGCACGCTATGGGCCCGAACGTAGCGGGTGTTATAGGAACAGCTGTTGCTGCGGGGGCTATGCTTACCCTCCTTGCCAAATAG